A single Penaeus chinensis breed Huanghai No. 1 chromosome 42, ASM1920278v2, whole genome shotgun sequence DNA region contains:
- the LOC125047951 gene encoding synaptogenesis protein syg-2-like produces MWRRRQALLITTSVLCIFFQQGWCLLQSFRVPPQDIEAVAGDDALLRCEVDNQQGKAQWTKNGFALGFNRSIPGFSRFSMIGSEAEGVHNLKIKNVTLEDDGAYQCQVTPKGDALPIRHAATLTVLIPPSSIEIVGRRKNERITERAGNSITLECLVKDSKPVSQIQWFRDGADISLESTTTAESESETNSHLMTLRSTITITLSHTDNGKRYGCRAIHPALERTGTTMGTEVTLDVQYEPGFPEITGYTEGEIVRAGDKKTLTCRARGGNPLPEVFWYKNGQQVDKNYIKHQSYVVNEYEFEVDASDNMAKYECHVMNVMTSQPKKAEIHLRVNFAASKVTITGPSQAKVGDVITITCVAENSNPPSDVNLVINGQTPPGATSRTQKVPNGGWNTITNLTRYEVRPIDADLMVNCYALNQALGSTKIDTEVISVLRPPETPVILGYERGQELRKGDRQRLTCVSNGGNPLATLTWYKGSQKLSSETHHDAVTALADVDILLDESDNGAEYRCEATNEATAHPLANSTVLSVMFPPSAVKVRAHPRVINAGSPMTLFCESASSNPYANITWWRDGFEVDGDYSVETKPGQFGGTVTNYSVRVEVTADDDGAVYTCQADNGFGSTTHDAVTISVHYSPVWVKEPPKALDVKEGENVMLNASARGNPNSLTYLWRRGEEVVMADNILNISSITRDQAGVYSLDVSNSEGNIFRNVSINVKLLDFFPRMMLPAQDLLGVLCFQAYRDVWLPNYETGVFKVGFTPLSLESIGGGYTLGQKQVTPVGPFPILKWVVACFIKRRRLQASSDKGSSKSTTIEMYAPSSYTGTVTGETLSSISEKSRESYEHEDSTDEYEAEASRANATSTYLIEQLEPPSQYATRPPPHILPPPPSHNDLNIEDGYDEMIRNQYNIDHTGGYGTLGRRNPAPDHYNINPADSHYPPPTHRYNTYQPPTQHILTAHSHAQNNGSLRRNPPSKLHFPKDYIRNGSMNIPAGTGGAGTVGSQYSNKPQSPTRTHAPMLSTFAPDPQQITSGIPLEHRGHLV; encoded by the exons gatGGTGTCTCCTGCAGTCCTTCCGCGTACCTCCCCAGGATATCGAGGCCGTGGCAGGAGACGATGCGCTTCTGAGATGCGAAGTTGACAACCAGCAAGGCAAAGCTCAGTGGACAAAGAACGGCTTCGCTCTAG gaTTCAACCGGTCGATCCCCGGCTTCTCCCGGTTCTCCATGATCGGGTCCGAAGCAGAGGGCGTCCACAACCTCAAAATAAAGAACGTGACACTGGAGGACGACGGTGCCTACCAGTGCCAAGTGACACCGAAGGGAGACGCGCTGCCCATCCGACACGCTGCGACACTAACCGTCTTGA TTCCTCCCTCAAGCATCGAAATCGTGGGACGCCGAAAGAACGAGCGGATAACGGAAAGGGCAGGGAATTCAATCACCCTTGAATGTCTCGTCAAGGATTCCAAACCTGTGTCTCAAATACAGTGGTTTAGAGACGGCGCTGATATCAGTCTTG aATCAACCACAACCGCAGAGTCAGAATCGGAGACGAACAGCCACCTCATGACCCTCCGCTCTACCATCACGATCACGCTCTCGCACACGGACAATGGCAAGAGATACGGATGTCGAGCTATCCATCCCGCCCTCGAACGTACGGGCACGACCATGGGAACTGAAGTCACCCTCGACGTCCAGT ACGAGCCAGGTTTTCCCGAGATCACCGGCTACACAGAGGGCGAAATAGTGCGAGCTGGTGACAAGAAAACTCTAACGTGTAGAGCGCGAGGTGGAAACCCTTTGCCGGAAGTTTTCTGGTACAAGAATGGCCAGCAGGTCGACAAGAATTACATCAAGCACCAGAGTTATGTCGTGAATGAATACGAGTTCGAGGTGGATGCGTCCGACAACATGGCAAAGTACGAATGCCATGTTATGAATGTGATGACGTCACAGCCCAAGAAAGCGGAAATACACCTTAGAGTTAATT TCGCCGCGTCCAAAGTGACCATCACGGGGCCCAGCCAAGCCAAGGTCGGCGACGTCATCACGATCACGTGCGTCGCCGAGAACTCGAACCCGCCCTCAGACGTCAACCTCGTCATCAACGGCCAGACGCCCCCCGGAGCGACGTCCAGGACGCAGAAGGTGCCCAACGGAGGCTGGAACACGATCACCAACCTGACGCGGTACGAGGTGCGACCCATCGACGCGGATCTGATGGTGAATTGCTACGCGCTCAACCAGGCTCTGGGGTCGACCAAGATTGACACGGAAGTCATTAGCGTCCTGC gCCCACCCGAGACCCCCGTCATCCTGGGCTACGAGCGGGGCCAAGAACTCCGGAAGGGAGACCGCCAGCGCCTCACCTGCGTCAGCAATGGCGGCAACCCCCTGGCGACGCTCACCTGGTACAAGGGCTCCCAGAAGCTGTCCTCGGAGACGCACCACGACGCCGTCACTGCGCTGGCCGACGTCGACATCCTCCTCGACGAGTCAGATAACGGGGCCGAGTATCGCTGCGAAGCCACCAACGAGGCCACGGCGCACCCGCTGGCCAACTCGACCGTGCTGAGTGTCATGT TTCCTCCCTCTGCGGTCAAGGTCAGAGCTCACCCTCGAGTGATCAACGCAGGGAGTCCCATGACGCTGTTCTGTGAGTCAGCCTCGAGCAACCCTTACGCCAACATCACGTGGTGGAGAGACGGGTTCGAGGTGGACGGAGACTACAGCGTGGAAACGAAGCCGGGGCAGTTCGGCGGCACTGTGACCAA CTACAGCGTGAGGGTCGAAGTAACAGCCGACGACGACGGGGCTGTCTACACGTGCCAGGCAGACAACGGCTTCGGTTCCACAACTCACGATGCAGTTACCATCTCCGTTCATT aCTCCCCCGTGTGGGTCAAGGAACCTCCCAAGGCCCTAGACGTCAAGGAAGGCGAAAACGTCATGCTCAACGCCAGCGCCCGCGGAAATCCGAACAGCCTGACGTACCTGTGGCGACGTGGCGAGGAGGTGGTTATGGCGGACAACATCCTCAACATCTCGAGCATCACGAGAGACCAGGCGGGCGTTTATTCGCTCGACGTTTCCAACTCCGAAGGCAACATCTTCAGGAACGTGTCGATTAACGTCAAGT tACTGGACTTTTTCCCGAGAATGATGCTTCCTGCACAGGACTTGCTTGGAGTCTTATGTTTTCAGGCCTAT AGGGATGTGTGGTTGCCCAATTATGAAACGGGGGTTTTTAAAGTGGGCTTCACGCCCCTTAGTCTGGAAAGCATAGGGGGAGGGTATACCCTTGGCCAAAAACAGG TAACCCCCGTGGGCCCCTTCCCCATACTGAAGTGGGTCGTCGCTTGCTTCATCAAACGGCGGCGCCTTCAAG CATCATCAGACAAGGGTTCCAGCAAAAGCACTACCATTGAGATGTACGCACCGTCGTCTTACACGGGCACTGTGACGGGCGAAACCTTGTCGTCGATATCCGAGAAGTCGAGAGAGAGTTATGAACATGAG gACTCGACCGACGAGTACGAGGCCGAGGCGTCGAGGGCGAACGCCACGAGCACCTACTTGATAGAGCAACTCGAACCCCCCTCCCAGTACGCCACGAGAccccctccccacatcctccCGCCTCCCCCATCGCACAACGACCTCAATATTGAAGACGGTTATGATGAGATGATCAGGAACCAGTATAATATAG ACCACACCGGCGGCTACGGCACGTTGGGCAGACGGAACCCGGCACCCGACCACTACAACATCAACCCCGCAGACAGCCACTACCCGCCGCCCACCCACCGCTACAACACCTACCAGCCGCCCACCCAGCACATCCTCACCGCCCACAGCCATGCCCAGAACAACGGGTCCCTTCGGCGGAACCCCCCGTCTAAGCTCCACTTCCCGAAGGACTACATCCGCAACGGGTCCATGAACATCCCCGCGGGCACAGGCGGCGCAGGCACGGTCGGGAGCCAGTACAGCAACAAGCCGCAGTCGCCGACGCGCACCCACGCTCCCATGCTGTCCACCTTCGCCCCCGACCCGCAGCAGATAACGTCCGGCATCCCGCTGGAGCACCGGGGCCACCTGGTGTGA